The Juglans regia cultivar Chandler chromosome 1, Walnut 2.0, whole genome shotgun sequence nucleotide sequence GTCATCCCCATTGTGTAATACTGCATGATGAAAGCTTGTCCCAGTCTATTCACGtgtttactttttatttttccctttggAATGTGTGGTCTCCGTCTCCCTAGCTTTTCATGTTCTTGATGACttacatgatgaatatgaaAGTAAGTTGCTAATTATCCAAATTACTAATTGTGTTGAAACCGTGCCAAAAACTACATTATAATTAATGAGTTTCAACGTACATCCTCATATATATTCACGCACCTaaaacattatataataatatctcaTACATCCGAGGTTATTGCCGTACGTACAGATCTATTAAAGTCATGATACTGATCACTACTGAGCCGAAATGTAATGCAGAAACTGACATGATCTACAAATATTGACAAGCAAATTACTCGATAGAAGCAGTTGATCATCATCTTCCCTATTTTGATGCCAAAAGACAATTGAAGTATTCACTTCAGACTCGGGCAGCATGAAGAAGGGGAGAGTTGTATCCCTCGGTGCCTGATCTGGAATATCGCAATGACATCAGGCCTGGATCTCTATATGCAGTGactaatttctcataaaattcACCCATGGTAGGATCGTTAACGTCCTCTCTGTCTTTCTTTACCAAACACTGCACAAGACACTCTTTCTTTCAGCTCATTTCTTGAGGAGTACCATCAAAAGAATGCACCAAAAATAGTCTTTGCAAATAAATTAACAGCCAGAAAATAAAAGTTGCGAATAGTTATAAGGATGAATATTGGTGAAATACAGGAACATCTAACTTAGATAATATACTGCTGTAAAAGctctcattttaatttgttgtcggggaagttttttttatcaccAAAAGATAAAGCAAAATTTATTAAGGTCGATCCCATGTAGAACAGCACCAGTACTGCCTGCGCGCTTTACTAACCACAGTTTAGGCCATACATAGCTATTTCTAGCATGATATTACATTCTGCATGTTATTGAACAGCAAAATCGCTTGAGAAGTGAGCAAGGGTGACTGGGATCAATGGATGCAACTACACCGGCACAAAAGAAATCAGAAACATGCAAGGAGCAGATCttggaatgaaagaaattaaatcCACAGGCATCTAGGAAGCAGCTTAATAGGACGACACATAATTTCAAGAGGGAGCATGTCTGGTTGTTGGTCATGTAAATGAGCCGGccataataacataaaatatatttgacatAAACAGTGTGCCGACTGCAAAGGGAGCCTTGCAGGACCAAACCGATCAGCCCATCATCAGCtcagggaaaaaggaaaaaccagTCCATCAGCGGTCAGGATTCAAAGAGACAGTATATATGTGCCACAAGTGTCAACTACATTCATTTTCCACTTATCATATGCTCAAGTACCAAGTCTTACGTGTAGAAGACAACAAGTTACTAGTTATTAAAGTGGCAAActgattaatttaaggtttttaTCATGTATTGCCACCACACTGAGCTTACATTTTGTTAGAGAATAGGggtttatgtaaaatatatcctAGTTACTTTCTCTCAATCGTCAGTTCTTAATGGAACTTTCATGTTATCCTTTCCAGCAACATGAAAAGTACCATAAAGCAAAATTTAATGTTCCTCAATATCAAAAGTTTATGGTACTCTGGATTAGTACATGTTTAATATTGAGCGTGATACCTATTGCTTCTCAGATTCTCAATTGACTCTTGACATGAGTAGGTCGTGCACCAAAACTAAAGAGAAGCAAGCTTTGTTAAGCAAAACAACAGTACGTAATGTAAGGAAAACCACGCACATATAAGAAGAAACATTAGCAGATATAAAGGAACATGACAATTTCCCAGGTATCAGATATGCTATAAAGAGCTACCCAGGATAGGGTTAACGAGAGTaacaaatgcaataataaacTAAATTGTTAAAACGAATTCCACTTGAAATATCAGCCAGAACATTAAATTAGCAGAATCaggaagataaaagataaattatagtTATTTGTAAGCCAATTACCTCCATAGGAAACGATTTGAATAAGGGTAGAAACCGTTTCTGGCAGTACTCGTTGAAAAGAAGTGTGAGAATAGGAAGAGGAATAGTTAAACTGGAAGCTAATGGAACCTTCTTAAGCCCAAATATCCCAATGGCAATAATATGCATCAGCACCaaagaaaaaatggttgaaTAGTGCACTATAGGCCAAAACTTTCCACCAGTTTCATATTGGAGTGCATATACATTCAATAGCTGtacaaaaaattcataaaaagtCATTAAAAGTAGGTACAAAGCATTGGAAAATAATATTACCTCCCCAAGCGAATCTCAACTAAGTAGTCCAAACAAGTGATTTAGAATgtaaaaaacactttcaaaaGTCCTGCTTTTGGATTGATCGCTGTTGAGTTCCTCCCTTCCGATGTATAAATGGTGTGGCCCCAACAGCCAAGTACACCAACTGAAACTCTTTTCTTACTTTTCACATGGTCAAAGACTTGGATGGATTCAGGATATAGTCCACAAGGAGCAGTATAGACCGAAACATATTTCAtggaataaattttttaaaccaatataattttaagtcctTTGTTTAGCTTCTCTCCCATATCAGCTTCTCTCTGAAAACTGAACATGTTGCAAAAGAGAGGACTCATTTGTCTTTACCAAAGCAAACCATAGGGCAAGTAAAATCCAAAATGAAAGATAGCAGCACCTCTAGATACATATGTTGACTGCCTCACCATTTGCTTAGCTAAAAATTATTAGCTCTAGATATTTAGGGTCCAACAGCACAATCAACTTTAAAACTATTATAACCAGTCATATTTCATAAACTAccataatttcataatttcaagTATAATATCTTGTATATTAGGCTAGACCACACACCAACTTTCTGCTTGAATAACTTGACTGTAATCTCAGACTTGTTTATGATTTTAAGAGAAGTGGTAAATCAAGTGGGACAGCATCACGAAAGGTGCAcctaaaaattattatttttatttgaaacagAACCTTGCTTATGTTATTTTATGCTAAATGATTAACAGAAATAATGAGGGGATAAAGCTCATAATGGTAAGAATGAattaaagaatgaaaatgaCGGCATTCCACTAACCTGATTGCGGTAGATGATGTACCCCATACAGTAGTAAACCAAGAGAAATGGCAGAATTAGTGGAGCAAGGAAGAAGTACGATATACCAAGAAGCCCAAAGAAGAGAATCGTGGGAATTCCACTGTGGTAAGGAATTGATGGAACCTCAAATTCGTCACCATCTTTTCCTGAAAACACTCTCTTGAAAAAACTGCATATAAGGGGAGTCAATCGACAGAGTTCTGATGATAGACTGGTCCAACCAGATGTTACGACATATGCAATGAAGAATGATGCCTACATCCAAAGTAAGAAAACAAATATCGTATTGGTAGTATtaagaaatagtttttaataGTATAGGCCAACATTTAAAgccaaaatataatttcctAAAAATTGGTACAGGTACGACTACCAAGTGGGTAGTAGTACCAACTAATGAGAGGTTATTTTCAGGTTCATTGCTTTTCAATTGGAATGTTATTAAGATAAACAAACcccaaaagaaataaatcaaaataaaaatacaaggaAAATTAGAAGGTAAACCAGTGTTATCCGACATTTTTTTTGGTGCACAGCGAACCTCATCACTGGATATGTATATCTAGAATGAGAGAGCAGTTTGTAGGAATAATTCTCATTAATTCGTAGCATAGATACAAGgctgtatttataaattacagcagaagaaaataaggaaagaataaattaaatgctAACTTCTAAGGAAACTAAATCTCCTAGAATATTCACACATTTACAGCCAATATTCCCCTAGAATCCAGTAAAGTTGACCAGACAGATTTGGAAACTTTCCAACAGTATATCCCAAAGATTAATAAGAGTCGATTGCCTGGAGTCAACCAAGAATAAAGAGATCACAAATCAGCACAACACAAATGTTTATcaaaataagtttaaatttcCTAACTtcatgaatgtaaaataatgaGTCAGCTTTTGCAAATCTCTTTAATGGCTGTCATCTCAACCCAATTCAAAGTCACTGCCTTAGGCATCGTGTTCCCTTTCTGATCCTAAGTTCCACTTGACATTGCATGCTACTAATAATTGAGTTACATTTGGAAAAGGTCCGACAAGCCATTCATGTCCTACCCTGGACCTTCCATGTGGGGAATAGGTCATATGAAATGAGTAGCCCTTTAATCACACGAAAATCCGTCTTCGTAGAAATATCCCAAATTCCAAACTATAAGCAGAAATATCTACTCACCTGTGCTGGTACAGCTTCAGCTAGTACACTGGGAATCTTTTTGGGTTCAAGGAAGACGTTGACCTGGTAGAGAGCTGATCCCGATAGTACATTTGCAAAGAAAATGTTCCATATAGTAAACCACAATACCTTGATACATGCACTTTTTTCTATCTGGCTAAGAGAGATGTATCCTTGCATGGAGGAAAACATTATCATGATGGGTGGCACAAAAGATAAGAACATCTGAAGAATGAGACTGGGAAGATATCCTGTTATCACTTGACTGACGAAGGTtctgcaaaataaaaaaaattgcatattgTTGTATCATACCTGAGAAAAGCATAATTTCTTGAATAAAATCTCTGGCAAGCTTTAAATTCAGAAGAATGATACTTAATCAAGTATGAAGATTGATTTGCACTTACAGTTTCAGTATGCCTTTCAGGAAAGGAAACCAGGTCTCCAACTGATCAAGATGAGTAAGTCCTTGTACAAGTACAACTGGAATAAGAAATAGAATTGTAAGAGCAACACATGCTACAAATACCACCAGCACGCAGATCCATCTTTTTATGAATGAATCAGAGAAGAATGGCCAGTAAACATCCTGAGGTTCAGGGGCTCGCTCAGTGACCCACTTTGTGGGATTCACTGCTTGTTGAATGTGTAAAGCTACTGCAGCACCAAGCCGTGATTTGAATGACACAAATGCGGCAGGGACTTCCTATTAGAATCGAAAGGCATACAGGGAAAATAAGCTTATCGGAtacatatttcttttaataagtgCGAGCTGTATCAGATATGTTCTTCATCTTAGGCTTGATTAATATAGAAGTAATCTATTGTAGGGTAATAAAATTCATGCATGCCACCACACACATTCATAAGGTTAGCATCTGGTGAAGTCTTGAATCCAACACTAGGAATTTACATAATTAAATTTGTTCCATATTACTCCATGTCAATACTAAACTACTGATTAATATCTTTATAACTACATGCCTAGCATCTAAAACGTGGATTTGAAAGATACCTATTAATCTAGAGCTATTTCTATTAGATACTTCCTCCATCTCAATTTGTTTGTCCCATACAGGAATTCAAACTAT carries:
- the LOC109006352 gene encoding CSC1-like protein HYP1 isoform X3 — encoded protein: MILSALITSVGINLGLCLLFFTLYSILRKQPGNITVYAPRLVAEGKAQQGGQFNLESLLPTAGWIRKAWQLSEDEILSVLGLDAVVFMRIFIFRLWIHFCAAYVFTGVVCYLLYYQEYEYISSKRVAYFYSSKPQPHQFTILVRGIPIPSGGTCSETVDSFFIENHSSTYLSHSVVRRTSKLQGLIGDTEKLYKRLSHLKLNNHTPQRFRRDGFLGIFGRKVDLVDHYEKKLEDLEDNMRLEQSSSAGKEVPAAFVSFKSRLGAAVALHIQQAVNPTKWVTERAPEPQDVYWPFFSDSFIKRWICVLVVFVACVALTILFLIPVVLVQGLTHLDQLETWFPFLKGILKLTFVSQVITGYLPSLILQMFLSFVPPIMIMFSSMQGYISLSQIEKSACIKVLWFTIWNIFFANVLSGSALYQVNVFLEPKKIPSVLAEAVPAQASFFIAYVVTSGWTSLSSELCRLTPLICSFFKRVFSGKDGDEFEVPSIPYHSGIPTILFFGLLGISYFFLAPLILPFLLVYYCMGYIIYRNQLLNVYALQYETGGKFWPIVHYSTIFSLVLMHIIAIGIFGLKKVPLASSLTIPLPILTLLFNEYCQKRFLPLFKSFPMECLVKKDREDVNDPTMGEFYEKLVTAYRDPGLMSLRYSRSGTEGYNSPLLHAARV
- the LOC109006352 gene encoding CSC1-like protein HYP1 isoform X2 gives rise to the protein MILSALITSVGINLGLCLLFFTLYSILRKQPGNITVYAPRLVAEGKAQQGGQFNLESLLPTAGWIRKAWQLSEDEILSVLGLDAVVFMRIFIFSLRVFTFAGVVGIFILLPVNYLGNQLNVDISDFSHFSNKSLDSFSISNVNNGSNWLWIHFCAAYVFTGVVCYLLYYEYEYISSKRVAYFYSSKPQPHQFTILVRGIPIPSGGTCSETVDSFFIENHSSTYLSHSVVRRTSKLQGLIGDTEKLYKRLSHLKLNNHTPQRFRRDGFLGIFGRKVDLVDHYEKKLEDLEDNMRLEQSSSAGKEVPAAFVSFKSRLGAAVALHIQQAVNPTKWVTERAPEPQDVYWPFFSDSFIKRWICVLVVFVACVALTILFLIPVVLVQGLTHLDQLETWFPFLKGILKLTFVSQVITGYLPSLILQMFLSFVPPIMIMFSSMQGYISLSQIEKSACIKVLWFTIWNIFFANVLSGSALYQVNVFLEPKKIPSVLAEAVPAQASFFIAYVVTSGWTSLSSELCRLTPLICSFFKRVFSGKDGDEFEVPSIPYHSGIPTILFFGLLGISYFFLAPLILPFLLVYYCMGYIIYRNQLLNVYALQYETGGKFWPIVHYSTIFSLVLMHIIAIGIFGLKKVPLASSLTIPLPILTLLFNEYCQKRFLPLFKSFPMECLVKKDREDVNDPTMGEFYEKLVTAYRDPGLMSLRYSRSGTEGYNSPLLHAARV
- the LOC109006352 gene encoding CSC1-like protein HYP1 isoform X1; amino-acid sequence: MILSALITSVGINLGLCLLFFTLYSILRKQPGNITVYAPRLVAEGKAQQGGQFNLESLLPTAGWIRKAWQLSEDEILSVLGLDAVVFMRIFIFSLRVFTFAGVVGIFILLPVNYLGNQLNVDISDFSHFSNKSLDSFSISNVNNGSNWLWIHFCAAYVFTGVVCYLLYYQEYEYISSKRVAYFYSSKPQPHQFTILVRGIPIPSGGTCSETVDSFFIENHSSTYLSHSVVRRTSKLQGLIGDTEKLYKRLSHLKLNNHTPQRFRRDGFLGIFGRKVDLVDHYEKKLEDLEDNMRLEQSSSAGKEVPAAFVSFKSRLGAAVALHIQQAVNPTKWVTERAPEPQDVYWPFFSDSFIKRWICVLVVFVACVALTILFLIPVVLVQGLTHLDQLETWFPFLKGILKLTFVSQVITGYLPSLILQMFLSFVPPIMIMFSSMQGYISLSQIEKSACIKVLWFTIWNIFFANVLSGSALYQVNVFLEPKKIPSVLAEAVPAQASFFIAYVVTSGWTSLSSELCRLTPLICSFFKRVFSGKDGDEFEVPSIPYHSGIPTILFFGLLGISYFFLAPLILPFLLVYYCMGYIIYRNQLLNVYALQYETGGKFWPIVHYSTIFSLVLMHIIAIGIFGLKKVPLASSLTIPLPILTLLFNEYCQKRFLPLFKSFPMECLVKKDREDVNDPTMGEFYEKLVTAYRDPGLMSLRYSRSGTEGYNSPLLHAARV
- the LOC109006352 gene encoding CSC1-like protein HYP1 isoform X4 produces the protein MILSALITSVGINLGLCLLFFTLYSILRKQPGNITVYAPRLVAEGKAQQGGQFNLESLLPTAGWIRKAWQLSEDEILSVLGLDAVVFMRIFIFRLWIHFCAAYVFTGVVCYLLYYEYEYISSKRVAYFYSSKPQPHQFTILVRGIPIPSGGTCSETVDSFFIENHSSTYLSHSVVRRTSKLQGLIGDTEKLYKRLSHLKLNNHTPQRFRRDGFLGIFGRKVDLVDHYEKKLEDLEDNMRLEQSSSAGKEVPAAFVSFKSRLGAAVALHIQQAVNPTKWVTERAPEPQDVYWPFFSDSFIKRWICVLVVFVACVALTILFLIPVVLVQGLTHLDQLETWFPFLKGILKLTFVSQVITGYLPSLILQMFLSFVPPIMIMFSSMQGYISLSQIEKSACIKVLWFTIWNIFFANVLSGSALYQVNVFLEPKKIPSVLAEAVPAQASFFIAYVVTSGWTSLSSELCRLTPLICSFFKRVFSGKDGDEFEVPSIPYHSGIPTILFFGLLGISYFFLAPLILPFLLVYYCMGYIIYRNQLLNVYALQYETGGKFWPIVHYSTIFSLVLMHIIAIGIFGLKKVPLASSLTIPLPILTLLFNEYCQKRFLPLFKSFPMECLVKKDREDVNDPTMGEFYEKLVTAYRDPGLMSLRYSRSGTEGYNSPLLHAARV